Part of the Brevibacillus brevis genome is shown below.
GTAGCAGCTTGGTCTCGTAGCAGCTTCAGCGCGTGGTCGAGACGGATATGCCTTACGTATTCGAAAACGGTCATGCCAAAACAGTCCTTGAATCCCTTCTTCAGCTTAAAATCGTTAAGACCTACTTTCTTGGATAAGGCCAGCAGCGAAGGAGGGTCGACCATGCAGGCCTCAAGCACTTGCTTCGCCACATGCAATTTTCGGACATCTTCCTTGGACAAGCCGTTCGATCTTGGCGTCAGCTCAAATATTTGAAGCATATGCATGTTTAGCAGCTCCAACGCGGTTGCTTCCATCAGCAGCGGGGATCTGTGCACCTGATGAAAATTCTTCAGCAAATGATTGACCGCTGCCCTGCTTCTCGCATCCATAGCAAACGTAAAAGCACGCGATGTCTGCCGGTTGATGACTCGCTCAAAATCAAGACGCCTATATGCAGAAGCCGCCAATTGATGGGCTGCATAGTCGAATAGAGAAACCGGAATGCCAAGCGACAGGGAAACGTACTGCTCATGGGCAGGCGGATAAAACCGTGCGGTAAAGTCCTGCATAAAAGCAAGCGAGCCATGGCCGACCGGGAGTTCATGTTCCTGACCGGATACGAGCACCTTTCGCTGACCGGATAGCGCAAACTGAAGCTCAACCATCCGACCATTTGAAGCAAAACAAATGGGAGGTGGCTCATCATAGTGAAAATCGTAGTATACGATTTCGATTCCGCTGTATGTGGCTAGTTTATAGACACGCCCGGTGCCGACTTCAGGCCGCGGCATATACGCGATTTCATTTTGGGGGATAAATCATGCTTCGTCAAAATATCGCTGATAGATGGAGTTCAGCGGTTCCACACCCATCACCTCTGTACGAAATCGAATACGCATCGTAATCCTGCCATCACCTATGTTCTTCATTCTAAGTTCCTCTTGCTTTTTTTCAAAGCTTTTATTCAGACGCGGTGCAGGCGAACTGAAACCGGCGCAGGGCGCTCCCCGGGTGTGTTGTTGTCCTTTGATCTCGGGGCTGAAAATCTTTGCGTTCTTCTCCCACATTTACGTGAGGACATCTAAAAAAAGCGCAACACTTTACCGGCTTTTTCGTAAAATACGTGTGGCCTTAGGTCCCGTCGGCTGCCGGACCTTTCGTTCACGTGGAATGGTACAATGGAACCATGAAGTAGAAATTGCACGATCGAAGGGGTGTAAAGCATGAGCGAGTCCAATCAGGAGTATATCGTGATCGCGGGGGCAAGGGAAAACAATCTGCAGAATGTATCCTTGCGCATTCCCAAACGAAAGATCACGATCTTCACCGGGGTTTCCGGATCCGGGAAGTCCTCGATCGTTTTCGATACGATCGCCGCAGAATCGACGCGTTTGCTGAACGAAAACTTTAGCATGTTCGTGCGCAACTTCCTGCCGCGCTATCCGCAGCCGGATGCGGACGCGATCGAGAATCTCAGCATGGCTGTAATTGTGGATCAGAAGCGGCTAGGCGGCGGTTCCCATTCCACGATGGGCACGATTACCGACATCTCTCCCATTCTCCGTCTGCTTTTCTCGCGGGTGGGTCAGCCCTATGTCGGACAAGCGCATATGTTCTCGTTTAACGATCCGCAGGGCATGTGTCCCGAGTGCAACGGGATCGGCCGCAGGCTGGGCGTCGATATGAGCAAAGCGCTGGACATGTCAAAGTCGTTAAAGGAAGGAGCCATCCTGCTGCCGGACTATAAGGTGAACGGCTGGGAATGGAATATGCTCGTGCAATCGGGGTCCTTCGATCTCGACAAGAAGCTGAGCGATTACTCGGATGAAGAGCTGGATCAGCTGCTGTACGCCAAGGCGCGGAAAGTGGAGATGGATTTCGCCGGGAAGGCAATGAATATTACAGTGGAAGGTGTCATCGAGAAGTTCACCAACAAGTACATCAAGCAGGATGTGAAGACGAAGTCGGAACGCACGCAAAAAGCGGTAGCGCCGTACATCACCGAAGGTACCTGCTCCAGCTGCCACGGCGCGAGGCTCAATCAGGCCGCGCTCAACTGCAAGATCAATGGACGGAGCATTGCGGAGATGTCCTCCATGGAGGTCGGACAGCTCATTGGCGTCATACGTGAGATTGACGACCCGATCGCTGCGCCGATCGTCAAATCGCTGACAGAGCGATTGCAGCATTTGGTGGATATCGGGCTCGATTACCTGACGCTGGACCGTGAGACAGATACATTGTCCGGCGGCGAGTCGCAGCGCGTCAAGATGGTAAAGCACCTGAGCGGCAGTCTGGTGGATGTCACCTATATCTTTGATGAGCCCAGTGTTGGCTTGCACCCGCGAGACGTGCACCGGTTAAATGGATTGCTTCAGAAGCTGCGCGACAAGGGAAATACCGTGATTGTCGTCGAGCATGATCCCGATGTAATCAAGGTCGCCGATCATATCGTCGACGTCGGGCCTTATGCTGGAAGCCACGGCGGCACCATCGTGTATGAAGGAAGCTACCAAGGCCTGCTAGAGGCAGGTACGTTGACTGGCACCCATATGAAGCGGCCGCTTCTACTGAAGCAAGATTGCAGGCAACCGTCCGGCAAGCTGCCCATCAGGAATGCCACCCTGCACAACCTGCGGAATGTGAGCGTAGACATCCCAACCGGAGTGCTGACAGTGGTTACAGGTGTCGCCGGCTCAGGCAAGAGCACACTGATCAACGAGATATTCCTCAGCCAGCATCCGGATGCGATCGTCATCGACCAATCGGCCGTCGGAGTATCCACACGCTCGAATCCGGCGACCTACACGGGCATCATGGATGATGTGCGCAAGGCGTTTGCTTCCGCGAACAAGGTGAGCCCAAGCTTGTTCAGCTTCAACTCCAAGGGGGCTTGCGAGAACTGCCAAGGGCTGGGTGTTGTGTATACGGACTTGGCATTCCTCGACAGCGTGAAGCTGCCGTGTGAAGTGTGCGGAGGGAGACGTTTCAAGGAAGAAGTGCTCGCTTACAAATTGAACGGGAAGTCCATTGCAGAAGTGCTGGAGATGACCGTAGAGCAGGCATTGGAGTTTTTTGATCAAAAAGAGGTTGTTCGCAAGCTCCAGGCGATGAGTGATGTCGGGCTGAACTATATTACGCTCGGCCAGCCGCTCAGCACACTCTCGGGCGGGGAATGCCAGCGCATCAAGCTGGCGAGCGAGCTGCATAAGAACGGCAGCATCTACGTGATGGACGAGCCGACGACCGGCTTGCATATGTCGGATATCGGTCACCTCCTGGGGATTATGAACCGCCTCGTGGATGCCGGCAATACCGTGATTGTCATCGAGCACAACCTCGATGTGATCAGTCAAGCGGATTGGATCATCGATTTGGGACCGGACGGAGGAAGCAAGGGGGGACAGGTGGTGTTCGAGGGCACCCCTTCGCAGATCATCCATGCGGAGCAATCGATCACGGGAAGGTACTTGAAGGAATGATTCAACCAGTAAGGGATGAAGATGTACAGGCAGCTTGCCGTGCTCGGGGATGGATATGACGAAGCATAATACGA
Proteins encoded:
- a CDS encoding excinuclease ABC subunit UvrA, with the translated sequence MSESNQEYIVIAGARENNLQNVSLRIPKRKITIFTGVSGSGKSSIVFDTIAAESTRLLNENFSMFVRNFLPRYPQPDADAIENLSMAVIVDQKRLGGGSHSTMGTITDISPILRLLFSRVGQPYVGQAHMFSFNDPQGMCPECNGIGRRLGVDMSKALDMSKSLKEGAILLPDYKVNGWEWNMLVQSGSFDLDKKLSDYSDEELDQLLYAKARKVEMDFAGKAMNITVEGVIEKFTNKYIKQDVKTKSERTQKAVAPYITEGTCSSCHGARLNQAALNCKINGRSIAEMSSMEVGQLIGVIREIDDPIAAPIVKSLTERLQHLVDIGLDYLTLDRETDTLSGGESQRVKMVKHLSGSLVDVTYIFDEPSVGLHPRDVHRLNGLLQKLRDKGNTVIVVEHDPDVIKVADHIVDVGPYAGSHGGTIVYEGSYQGLLEAGTLTGTHMKRPLLLKQDCRQPSGKLPIRNATLHNLRNVSVDIPTGVLTVVTGVAGSGKSTLINEIFLSQHPDAIVIDQSAVGVSTRSNPATYTGIMDDVRKAFASANKVSPSLFSFNSKGACENCQGLGVVYTDLAFLDSVKLPCEVCGGRRFKEEVLAYKLNGKSIAEVLEMTVEQALEFFDQKEVVRKLQAMSDVGLNYITLGQPLSTLSGGECQRIKLASELHKNGSIYVMDEPTTGLHMSDIGHLLGIMNRLVDAGNTVIVIEHNLDVISQADWIIDLGPDGGSKGGQVVFEGTPSQIIHAEQSITGRYLKE
- a CDS encoding AraC family transcriptional regulator, producing MPRPEVGTGRVYKLATYSGIEIVYYDFHYDEPPPICFASNGRMVELQFALSGQRKVLVSGQEHELPVGHGSLAFMQDFTARFYPPAHEQYVSLSLGIPVSLFDYAAHQLAASAYRRLDFERVINRQTSRAFTFAMDARSRAAVNHLLKNFHQVHRSPLLMEATALELLNMHMLQIFELTPRSNGLSKEDVRKLHVAKQVLEACMVDPPSLLALSKKVGLNDFKLKKGFKDCFGMTVFEYVRHIRLDHALKLLRDQAATVTEAAMMVGYSNVSAFSEQFFRRYGMKPSEVKKQ